A window of the Mesorhizobium opportunistum WSM2075 genome harbors these coding sequences:
- a CDS encoding ABC transporter permease subunit — protein sequence MFAEFWHYFSVNKGAVIGLFVFALLILIAIFAPLLAPHSPDDQFRDFFLTPPAWQAGGNAQFLLGTDAVGRDMLSRLIYGSRFSLAIGFVVVTTALISGVILGLLAGYCRGWVDTLIMRIMDIILAFPSLLLALVLVAVLGPGLVNAMIAIAFVLQPHFARLTRAAVMAEKNREYVISAKVAGASHLRLMLVTILPNCIAPLIVQATLSFSNAILEAAALGFLGMGAQPPTPEWGTMLAEAREFILRAWWVVTFPGLAILITVFAINLIGDGLRDALDPKLKRS from the coding sequence ATGTTCGCCGAGTTCTGGCACTACTTCTCCGTCAACAAGGGCGCGGTGATCGGCCTTTTCGTCTTCGCGCTGCTGATCCTGATCGCCATCTTCGCGCCGTTGCTCGCTCCGCATTCGCCTGACGACCAGTTCCGCGACTTCTTCCTGACGCCGCCGGCCTGGCAAGCGGGCGGCAATGCGCAGTTCCTGCTCGGCACCGACGCCGTCGGCCGCGATATGCTGTCGCGCCTGATCTATGGCTCGCGCTTCTCGCTCGCCATCGGCTTCGTCGTGGTCACGACGGCGCTGATCTCCGGCGTCATCCTCGGCCTGCTCGCCGGCTACTGCCGTGGCTGGGTCGACACGCTGATCATGCGCATCATGGACATCATCCTGGCCTTCCCATCGCTGCTCCTGGCGCTGGTGCTGGTCGCGGTGCTTGGCCCTGGCCTCGTCAATGCCATGATCGCCATCGCCTTCGTGCTGCAGCCGCACTTTGCCCGGCTCACCCGCGCCGCCGTGATGGCGGAAAAGAACCGCGAATATGTCATCTCCGCCAAAGTCGCCGGCGCCAGCCATCTCAGGCTGATGCTGGTCACCATCCTGCCCAACTGCATCGCGCCCTTGATCGTGCAGGCGACGCTGTCCTTCTCCAACGCCATTCTCGAGGCGGCCGCACTCGGCTTCCTAGGCATGGGCGCGCAGCCGCCAACGCCGGAATGGGGCACGATGCTGGCCGAAGCGCGCGAGTTCATCCTGCGCGCCTGGTGGGTGGTGACCTTCCCGGGCCTCGCCATCCTGATCACCGTCTTTGCCATCAACCTGATCGGTGACGGCCTGCGCGATGCGCTCGACCCCAAGCTGAAGAGGTCGTGA
- a CDS encoding long-chain fatty acid--CoA ligase, protein MPKALTELTAGLPEKLWLKSYPKNMPAEIGALPYNSIGDFLVGACKQFAGQPAFTCMGKSITYAELERLSAAFGAYLQSTGLQKGSRVALMMPNVLQYPVAMMAVVRAGYTVVNINPLYTPRELEHQLKDSGAQAIVILENFANTLQAIVARTSVKHVVVAAMGDMLGGLKGTIVNLVVRRVKKMVPTWSLPGHVKFNAALKAGGGMNFKPATVAANDVAFLQYTGGTTGISKGATLLHSNVLANVAQNSLWVEDAYTIKPKPAHLNLICALPLYHIFALTVNALMGMQMGGQNILIPNPRDIPGFVKELGKYPIHIFPGLNTLFNALLNNEDFRKLDFKPLVLTLGGGMAVQKGVAERWKALTGCPVSEGYGLSETSPVATANKFSSGDFTGTIGLPLPSTEIAIRDDDGNNVPLGEVGEICIRGPQVMAGYWNRPDETAKVMTKDGFFKSGDMGFMDERGYTKIVDRKKDMILVSGFNVYPTELEEVVAMHPGVLEVAAIGVPDEHSGEVPKLFIVKKDPALTVETITAFCRENLTGYKRPRYIEFRTELPKTPVGKILRRALRE, encoded by the coding sequence CTGCCGAAAGCACTCACCGAACTTACCGCCGGTCTGCCGGAAAAACTGTGGCTGAAGAGCTATCCCAAGAACATGCCGGCCGAAATCGGGGCCCTTCCCTACAACTCCATCGGCGACTTCCTCGTTGGCGCCTGCAAGCAGTTTGCCGGCCAGCCGGCCTTCACCTGCATGGGCAAGTCTATCACCTATGCGGAGCTCGAGCGGCTTTCGGCGGCTTTCGGCGCCTATCTGCAGTCGACGGGTTTGCAGAAGGGGTCACGCGTCGCGCTGATGATGCCGAATGTGCTGCAGTATCCGGTGGCGATGATGGCGGTGGTCCGCGCCGGCTACACGGTGGTGAACATCAATCCCCTCTACACGCCACGCGAACTGGAACATCAGCTCAAGGATTCCGGCGCGCAGGCCATCGTCATCCTGGAAAACTTCGCCAACACCTTGCAGGCGATCGTCGCCAGGACCTCGGTCAAGCATGTCGTCGTCGCTGCCATGGGCGACATGCTCGGCGGCCTGAAGGGCACGATCGTCAATCTGGTCGTGCGCCGCGTCAAGAAAATGGTACCGACCTGGTCGTTGCCCGGCCATGTCAAGTTCAACGCCGCCCTGAAGGCCGGCGGCGGCATGAATTTCAAGCCGGCCACGGTGGCCGCCAATGACGTCGCCTTCCTGCAATATACCGGCGGCACCACGGGAATCTCGAAGGGCGCTACCCTGCTGCACAGCAACGTGCTGGCCAACGTCGCGCAGAATTCGCTCTGGGTCGAGGACGCTTATACGATCAAGCCCAAACCCGCGCATCTCAACCTCATCTGCGCACTGCCGCTCTACCATATCTTCGCGCTGACCGTGAATGCGCTGATGGGCATGCAAATGGGCGGCCAGAATATACTGATCCCCAATCCGCGCGACATTCCAGGTTTCGTCAAGGAACTGGGAAAGTACCCGATCCATATATTCCCCGGTCTCAACACACTGTTCAACGCGCTGCTCAACAACGAGGATTTTCGCAAGCTCGACTTCAAGCCGCTGGTCCTGACGCTGGGCGGCGGCATGGCGGTGCAGAAGGGCGTCGCCGAGCGCTGGAAGGCGCTGACCGGCTGCCCGGTCTCGGAAGGCTATGGCCTGTCGGAGACCTCGCCGGTGGCGACGGCCAACAAATTCAGTTCCGGCGACTTCACCGGCACCATCGGCCTGCCGCTGCCCTCGACCGAAATCGCCATCCGCGACGATGACGGCAACAACGTCCCGCTGGGAGAAGTCGGCGAGATCTGCATCAGGGGGCCGCAGGTGATGGCCGGCTACTGGAACCGGCCGGACGAGACCGCCAAGGTGATGACCAAGGACGGCTTCTTCAAGTCGGGCGACATGGGTTTCATGGACGAGCGCGGCTACACCAAGATCGTCGACCGCAAGAAGGACATGATCCTCGTCTCGGGTTTCAACGTCTATCCGACGGAACTCGAGGAGGTGGTGGCGATGCATCCGGGCGTGCTCGAGGTGGCGGCGATCGGCGTGCCGGACGAGCACTCGGGCGAGGTGCCGAAGCTGTTCATCGTCAAGAAGGATCCGGCCCTGACCGTGGAGACGATCACCGCCTTTTGCCGCGAGAACCTGACCGGCTACAAGCGGCCGAGATACATCGAGTTCAGGACCGAATTGCCGAAGACGCCGGTCGGCAAGATCCTGCGGCGGGCATTGCGCGAATAG
- a CDS encoding ABC transporter permease subunit translates to MLRYILGKLALIIPTFIGITILAFGFVRILPGDPVLVLAGERGLSPERHTALMHQFGFDLPIWQQYLTYLTNILSGDFGTSFSTKTPVLKDFLVRFPATVELAIFAMIFAVVLGVAAGIFAAIRRGSWFDQLTMGTALAGYSMPIFWWGLLLIIVFSGTLHWTPVSGRIDLLYFFKPVTGFMTIDSLISGQKGAFRSALSHLVLPTIVLGTIPLAVIARQTRSAMLEVLGEDYVRTARAKGLAPRRVIGLHAFRNALIPVVTTIGLQVGTLLTGAILTESIFSWPGIGKWMIDAISKRDYFTVQGGLLLIALIVMSVNLIVDVLYAVINPRIRAN, encoded by the coding sequence ATGCTGCGTTATATCCTCGGTAAGCTCGCCCTCATCATCCCGACCTTCATCGGGATAACCATCCTCGCCTTCGGCTTCGTGCGCATCCTGCCCGGTGATCCGGTGCTGGTGCTCGCGGGCGAACGCGGCCTGTCGCCCGAACGCCATACGGCGCTGATGCATCAGTTCGGTTTCGACCTGCCGATCTGGCAACAATACCTGACCTATCTGACCAACATCCTCAGCGGCGATTTCGGCACCTCGTTTTCCACCAAGACGCCGGTGCTCAAGGATTTCCTGGTGCGGTTCCCGGCAACGGTCGAGCTCGCCATCTTCGCCATGATCTTTGCCGTCGTGCTCGGCGTCGCCGCCGGCATCTTCGCCGCGATCCGCCGTGGCTCCTGGTTCGACCAGCTCACCATGGGCACCGCGCTTGCCGGCTATTCCATGCCGATCTTCTGGTGGGGCCTGCTGCTGATCATCGTGTTCTCCGGCACGCTGCACTGGACCCCGGTTTCCGGCCGCATCGACCTTCTCTACTTCTTCAAGCCGGTCACCGGCTTCATGACCATCGATTCCCTGATCTCGGGGCAGAAGGGCGCCTTCCGCTCGGCACTGTCGCACCTTGTCCTGCCCACCATCGTGCTCGGCACGATACCGCTGGCCGTCATCGCCAGGCAGACGCGATCGGCCATGCTCGAGGTGCTGGGCGAGGACTATGTGCGAACCGCGCGCGCCAAGGGCCTGGCGCCGCGTCGCGTCATCGGCCTGCATGCCTTCCGCAACGCGCTGATCCCGGTCGTCACCACCATCGGCCTGCAGGTCGGCACGCTCCTGACCGGCGCCATCCTGACCGAGAGCATCTTCTCCTGGCCAGGCATCGGCAAATGGATGATCGACGCCATTTCCAAGCGCGACTATTTCACCGTGCAGGGCGGGTTGCTTTTGATCGCCCTCATCGTCATGTCGGTAAACCTTATCGTCGACGTGCTCTACGCCGTCATCAACCCGCGCATACGGGCGAATTGA
- a CDS encoding class I SAM-dependent methyltransferase has translation MDSDRAGDGGPDHGLRLDPAEFIKANMRLVPVPALPEIRFYTAHPGSGLRRLVDPENEGDADDDGPEPQPPYWAYAWAGGAVLARYILDNPSTVTGRRVLDLGAGSGIVGIAAAKAGARTVIAAEIDRNGVAALTLNAAANGVAITVVGDDVTKGAPPAVDMVLAGDVFYGQDVARRVMPFLDRCLAAGIEVLVGDPGRAYLPRSRLRLVAEYKVPDFGDAKGAATRPSSVFRFEGRRSLALGSQPNHSE, from the coding sequence TTGGATAGCGATCGTGCCGGCGATGGTGGGCCGGATCATGGATTGCGCCTCGACCCGGCTGAATTCATCAAGGCGAACATGCGCCTCGTCCCGGTGCCCGCGCTTCCGGAAATCCGGTTTTACACGGCCCATCCGGGCAGCGGTTTGAGACGGCTCGTCGACCCTGAAAACGAAGGTGATGCGGACGACGACGGGCCCGAACCGCAACCGCCCTACTGGGCTTATGCGTGGGCCGGCGGCGCCGTGCTGGCGCGCTACATCCTGGACAATCCGTCGACGGTGACGGGCCGCCGCGTGCTCGACCTCGGGGCGGGATCGGGCATCGTCGGCATCGCCGCCGCGAAGGCCGGCGCGCGCACGGTGATTGCCGCCGAGATCGACCGCAACGGCGTCGCCGCGCTTACACTCAATGCGGCGGCGAACGGCGTCGCCATCACCGTGGTCGGAGACGATGTCACCAAGGGTGCGCCACCGGCGGTCGACATGGTGCTCGCCGGCGATGTGTTCTACGGGCAGGACGTCGCGCGCCGCGTCATGCCTTTCCTCGACCGCTGCCTCGCCGCCGGCATCGAGGTGCTGGTCGGCGATCCGGGCCGGGCCTATCTGCCCCGCTCGCGGCTGCGCCTGGTCGCCGAATACAAGGTGCCGGATTTTGGCGACGCGAAGGGTGCGGCGACCAGACCGAGCAGCGTCTTTCGTTTCGAGGGCAGAAGATCGCTGGCGCTAGGATCACAACCCAATCACTCTGAATGA
- a CDS encoding cysteine desulfurase-like protein, whose protein sequence is MNKHQTDNASAAAFPVDAIRAMFPALQRAGDFIFLDNAAGAQIPQSVLDAVTNHLVSHNVQRGGRYGRSVTVDQSVADARESVALLINAYSPAEICFGMNATSFIRLVSLGIGQMLARDTEGERDEIVITDMDHDANIATWLALEPAGAKFKWWRMREDGNLHVDDLRPLVSERTRLVACTVTAHSIGSIVNVASVAKIAHAAGAEVFLDCVHYGPHGLIDVQAWDCDYLVCSGYKNFSPHMGFLWGRFETLKRLPTFREDFIPDEPPYKVEAGTFIYENVSGMDAAVQYLELIGRNLAPSNNRSRRENIVAGMGAIRDYELVLAREMLAVLKGCGATIYGVADEARIHERVPTFCFNIGKLSPQRIVEEMAEMQIGIRDGHMYAPRLMKRLNLSMDSGAIRASLVHYNTVEEIHRFGEALRAIVAKLS, encoded by the coding sequence GTGAACAAGCACCAAACCGACAATGCGAGCGCCGCCGCGTTCCCCGTCGACGCCATCCGCGCCATGTTTCCCGCCCTGCAACGGGCCGGCGATTTCATCTTCCTGGACAACGCCGCCGGCGCGCAGATCCCGCAGAGCGTGCTCGACGCGGTGACCAACCATCTGGTTTCGCACAATGTGCAGCGCGGCGGCCGCTATGGCCGCAGTGTCACCGTCGACCAGTCGGTTGCCGACGCGCGCGAGAGCGTGGCGCTGCTGATCAACGCCTACAGCCCGGCGGAAATCTGCTTCGGCATGAACGCCACCTCGTTCATCCGACTGGTCAGCCTCGGCATCGGCCAGATGCTTGCCAGGGACACGGAAGGAGAGCGCGACGAGATCGTCATCACCGACATGGACCACGATGCCAACATCGCCACGTGGCTCGCGCTGGAACCCGCCGGCGCCAAATTCAAGTGGTGGCGGATGCGCGAGGACGGCAATTTGCATGTCGACGATCTGCGCCCGCTGGTCTCCGAGCGCACCCGCCTCGTCGCCTGCACGGTGACGGCGCATTCGATCGGGTCAATCGTCAACGTGGCATCCGTGGCGAAGATCGCGCACGCGGCCGGCGCGGAAGTGTTCCTCGACTGCGTCCATTACGGACCGCACGGGCTGATCGACGTGCAGGCTTGGGACTGCGACTATCTCGTCTGCTCCGGCTACAAGAACTTCTCGCCACATATGGGCTTCCTGTGGGGCCGCTTCGAAACGCTGAAGCGGCTGCCGACCTTCCGCGAGGATTTCATTCCCGACGAGCCGCCCTACAAGGTCGAGGCCGGCACCTTCATCTACGAGAACGTGTCGGGCATGGATGCCGCCGTGCAGTATCTGGAACTGATCGGCCGCAATCTAGCACCTTCCAACAACCGCTCGCGGCGCGAGAACATCGTCGCCGGCATGGGCGCCATCCGCGACTACGAGCTTGTGCTGGCGCGCGAGATGCTGGCTGTGCTGAAAGGGTGCGGGGCGACCATCTACGGTGTCGCCGACGAGGCACGCATCCATGAGCGCGTGCCAACTTTCTGCTTCAACATCGGCAAGCTGTCGCCGCAGCGGATCGTCGAGGAAATGGCCGAGATGCAGATCGGCATCCGCGACGGCCACATGTATGCGCCGCGCCTGATGAAGCGGCTCAATCTGTCGATGGACAGCGGCGCCATCCGCGCCTCGCTGGTCCATTACAACACCGTCGAGGAGATCCACCGTTTCGGCGAGGCGTTGCGCGCAATTGTTGCGAAGCTGTCGTGA
- a CDS encoding ABC transporter ATP-binding protein has translation MSLLEIKNLTVSFDTAAGPFMAVQGIDLSIEPREVLAIVGESGSGKSVSMLAVMGLLPNTATVKADRMAFDGVDLLKLSPSERRKIVGKDISMIFQEPIASLNPCFTVGFQIEEVLRFHMGMDRAQRRARAIELMKLVGIADPEERLSSFPHQMSGGQCQRVMIAIAIACNPKLLIADEPTTALDVTIQKQILDLLVSLQAKYGMGLIMITHNMGVVAETADRVIVQYKGRKMEEADVLSLFESPKSNYTRALLSALPENAVGDRLPTVSDMLFEPAPSAAGASA, from the coding sequence ATGTCCCTGCTCGAGATCAAGAACCTTACCGTTTCCTTCGACACCGCGGCCGGGCCGTTCATGGCCGTGCAAGGCATCGATCTGTCGATCGAGCCGCGCGAGGTGCTGGCGATCGTCGGCGAGTCCGGCTCCGGCAAGTCGGTGTCGATGCTGGCGGTGATGGGGCTGTTGCCCAACACCGCGACGGTCAAGGCCGACCGCATGGCATTCGACGGCGTCGACCTCCTGAAGCTCAGCCCGTCCGAGCGCCGCAAGATCGTCGGCAAGGACATCTCGATGATTTTCCAGGAGCCGATCGCCAGTCTCAATCCGTGCTTCACGGTCGGCTTCCAGATCGAGGAGGTGCTGCGCTTCCACATGGGCATGGATCGCGCCCAGCGTCGGGCCCGTGCCATCGAACTGATGAAGCTGGTCGGCATCGCCGATCCGGAAGAGCGGCTGAGCTCGTTCCCGCACCAGATGTCCGGCGGCCAGTGCCAGCGCGTCATGATCGCCATCGCCATTGCCTGCAATCCGAAGCTGCTGATTGCCGACGAGCCGACGACCGCGCTCGACGTCACCATCCAGAAGCAGATCCTCGATCTGCTGGTCTCGCTGCAGGCCAAATACGGCATGGGCCTGATCATGATCACCCACAATATGGGCGTGGTGGCCGAGACCGCCGACCGCGTCATCGTCCAGTACAAGGGCCGCAAGATGGAAGAGGCCGACGTGCTGTCATTGTTCGAATCGCCGAAAAGCAATTACACGCGCGCGCTGCTCTCGGCCTTGCCGGAGAACGCCGTTGGCGACCGGCTGCCGACCGTTTCCGACATGCTGTTCGAGCCTGCGCCCTCTGCTGCGGGAGCCTCGGCATGA
- a CDS encoding amino acid ABC transporter permease — MSLIDTFFNADVIASSLPALLRGFLNTLLLGILSIGIGIPIGLVISLLRLYAPKPLRWLAVGYTDIFRALPVLVVLILIYYALPFLGIRLSSWASAVTAFAIIMSAYSAEVFRSGIESIPRGQFEASQALGLPFLLTLRKVVLPQAIRVVIPPMTSNCVSMFKDTSLASTVALPELLKEATNAQSLYANPSPLIGAALVYLIFLWPMVRLVSLLEDRFKTEKTR, encoded by the coding sequence ATGTCGCTGATCGACACTTTCTTCAACGCCGATGTCATCGCGTCGAGCCTGCCGGCGCTGTTGCGTGGTTTCCTGAACACGCTGCTGCTCGGAATCCTGAGCATCGGCATCGGCATCCCGATCGGCCTGGTGATCAGCCTGCTGCGGCTCTATGCGCCGAAGCCGCTGCGGTGGCTGGCGGTCGGCTACACCGACATCTTCCGCGCCCTGCCGGTGCTGGTGGTACTGATCCTGATCTACTACGCGCTGCCCTTCCTCGGCATTCGCTTGTCGTCCTGGGCGTCCGCCGTGACGGCGTTCGCCATCATCATGTCGGCCTATTCGGCGGAAGTGTTCCGCTCCGGCATAGAGAGCATTCCGCGCGGCCAGTTCGAGGCCTCGCAGGCGCTTGGCCTGCCGTTCCTTTTGACCCTGCGCAAGGTGGTGCTGCCGCAAGCGATCCGCGTGGTGATCCCGCCGATGACCAGCAATTGCGTCTCCATGTTCAAGGACACCTCGCTCGCCTCGACCGTGGCGCTGCCGGAGTTGCTCAAGGAAGCGACCAATGCGCAGTCGCTCTACGCCAATCCCTCGCCGCTGATCGGCGCGGCGCTGGTCTATCTCATCTTCCTCTGGCCGATGGTCCGTCTCGTCAGCCTGCTTGAAGACCGCTTCAAGACCGAAAAGACGCGCTGA
- a CDS encoding ABC transporter substrate-binding protein, giving the protein MKKKLTFAAALLAASVLGGVANAKTLVYCAEASPEGFDPAPYTAGQTFDASSRTVFNRLVEFDHGKTTTSPGLAESWTISDDGKEYTFKLRKGVKFAATDYFTPTRDFNADDVVFSFQRQVDKTGPWFQYIPGIAYQYYNDQFGDNITKVEKVDDLTVKFTLKEPAITFIPTLGMDFASVVSKEYADKLQADKTPELFNQKPIGTGPFIFVDYQTDAAIRYKANPDYWGGKQKIDDLVFAITTDPAVRAQKLKAGECNIMSYPAPADIAGLQADANLKVDEQEGLNVGALMYNTQQKPFDDVRVRKALNMAINKKAIIDAVFQGAGQVAVNPIPPTMWSYNKDVKDDPYDPDAAKKLLEEAGVKDLKMNVWAMPVSRPYMPNARRTAELIQADFAKVGVTVNIVSYDWGEYLKRASAVDHDGAVIVGWTGDNGDPDNFLGVLLSCASVGSNNRAEWCNKDFDALINKAKTVSDQAERTKLYEQAQVIFKEQAPWATLAHSKVFMPMQKTVSGFAMDPLGIHRFDGVDIAE; this is encoded by the coding sequence ATGAAGAAGAAACTGACTTTTGCAGCCGCGTTGCTGGCTGCAAGCGTCCTGGGAGGCGTGGCCAACGCGAAAACTCTGGTTTATTGCGCGGAAGCATCGCCAGAGGGTTTCGACCCGGCGCCGTACACCGCGGGCCAGACGTTCGACGCGTCCTCGCGCACCGTCTTCAACCGCCTCGTCGAATTCGATCACGGCAAGACCACGACCTCGCCGGGGCTGGCTGAAAGCTGGACGATCTCCGACGACGGCAAGGAATATACGTTCAAGCTGCGCAAGGGCGTCAAGTTCGCCGCCACCGACTATTTCACCCCGACGCGCGACTTCAACGCCGACGACGTGGTGTTCTCGTTCCAGCGCCAGGTCGACAAGACCGGCCCCTGGTTCCAGTACATCCCGGGCATCGCCTACCAGTATTACAATGACCAGTTCGGCGACAACATCACCAAGGTCGAGAAGGTCGACGATCTGACGGTGAAGTTCACCCTCAAGGAGCCGGCGATCACCTTCATTCCGACGCTGGGCATGGACTTCGCCTCGGTCGTCTCCAAGGAATACGCCGACAAGCTGCAGGCCGACAAGACGCCTGAACTGTTCAACCAGAAGCCGATCGGCACCGGCCCGTTCATCTTCGTCGACTATCAGACCGACGCCGCCATCCGCTACAAGGCCAACCCGGACTATTGGGGCGGCAAGCAGAAGATCGACGACCTTGTCTTCGCCATCACCACCGATCCGGCGGTGCGCGCGCAGAAGCTCAAGGCCGGCGAGTGCAACATCATGTCGTATCCGGCACCGGCCGACATCGCCGGCCTCCAGGCCGATGCGAACCTGAAGGTCGACGAGCAGGAAGGCCTCAATGTCGGCGCGCTGATGTACAACACCCAGCAGAAGCCGTTCGACGACGTGCGCGTCCGCAAGGCGCTCAACATGGCCATCAACAAGAAGGCCATCATCGACGCGGTCTTCCAGGGTGCTGGCCAGGTGGCGGTCAACCCGATCCCGCCGACCATGTGGTCCTACAACAAGGACGTGAAGGACGATCCGTACGATCCGGATGCGGCCAAGAAGCTGCTTGAGGAAGCCGGCGTCAAGGATCTCAAGATGAATGTCTGGGCCATGCCGGTGTCGCGTCCGTACATGCCGAACGCGCGCCGCACCGCCGAGCTGATCCAGGCCGATTTCGCCAAGGTCGGCGTCACCGTCAACATCGTCAGCTACGATTGGGGCGAATACCTCAAGCGCGCTTCGGCGGTCGATCACGACGGCGCCGTCATCGTCGGCTGGACCGGCGACAATGGCGATCCGGATAACTTCCTCGGCGTGCTCCTGAGCTGCGCTTCCGTCGGTTCGAACAACCGCGCGGAATGGTGCAACAAGGACTTCGATGCGCTCATCAACAAGGCCAAGACGGTTTCGGACCAGGCCGAGCGCACCAAGCTCTACGAACAGGCACAGGTCATCTTCAAGGAGCAGGCACCGTGGGCGACGCTCGCCCACTCCAAGGTGTTCATGCCGATGCAGAAGACCGTTTCCGGCTTTGCGATGGATCCTCTCGGCATCCACCGCTTCGACGGCGTCGATATCGCCGAATAA
- a CDS encoding dipeptide ABC transporter ATP-binding protein: MSTTVLEGKNIVRDYHIGGGLFTGPRTVHAVKGVSFTVDKGKTLAIVGESGCGKSTLARIITLIDPATSGDLFIDGNKVDIARGGLTREMRRKVQIVFQNPYGSLNPRQKIGDVLGEPLLINTDKPAAERRDLAMKMLKKVGLGHEHYNRYPHMFSGGQRQRIAIARALMLNPSLLVLDEPVSALDLSVQAQVLNLLADLQDEFQLTYVFISHDLSVVRYIADDVMVMYFGEAVEYGSRDEVFSDPKHSYTKTLFAATPRADVASIKARLAKKKAA, translated from the coding sequence ATGAGCACCACCGTCCTCGAAGGCAAGAACATCGTCCGCGACTACCACATCGGCGGCGGGCTGTTCACCGGACCGCGCACCGTGCATGCGGTCAAGGGCGTCTCCTTCACTGTCGACAAGGGCAAGACGCTCGCCATCGTCGGTGAAAGCGGCTGCGGCAAGTCCACGCTCGCCCGCATCATCACGCTGATCGATCCGGCGACGTCGGGTGACCTGTTCATCGACGGCAACAAGGTCGATATCGCCAGGGGCGGATTGACCAGGGAGATGCGCCGCAAGGTGCAGATCGTCTTCCAGAATCCCTACGGCTCGCTCAATCCGCGCCAGAAGATCGGCGACGTGCTGGGCGAACCGCTGCTGATCAACACCGACAAGCCAGCCGCCGAGCGGCGCGACCTGGCGATGAAGATGCTGAAGAAGGTCGGCCTCGGCCACGAGCACTATAACCGCTACCCGCACATGTTCTCGGGCGGCCAGCGCCAGCGCATCGCCATTGCGCGCGCTCTGATGCTCAATCCAAGTCTTCTGGTGCTGGACGAACCGGTTTCGGCGCTGGACCTCTCCGTGCAGGCGCAGGTGCTCAATCTGCTCGCCGACCTGCAGGACGAGTTCCAGCTGACCTATGTCTTCATCAGCCACGATTTGTCCGTCGTGCGCTACATCGCCGACGACGTGATGGTGATGTATTTCGGCGAAGCCGTCGAATACGGCTCGCGCGACGAGGTCTTTTCAGACCCCAAGCACAGCTACACCAAGACACTCTTCGCCGCGACGCCGCGCGCCGACGTCGCCTCGATCAAGGCGAGACTGGCTAAGAAGAAGGCGGCCTGA
- a CDS encoding LysR family transcriptional regulator → MVEHIALDRLTGIIAFARAGSLGSYTAAARALSISPSAVSKSIQRLERHLGLSLFTRTTRSLTFTPEGRDLHERALRLLREAEEIEQAAMTARSEPSGTLRVAASLPIGLHLIAPALPAFRRLHPNLVVDLRLGDQTVDMIEEGIDVAIRIGDLADTRLLSRKLAPHRLCCFASPAYLEERGTPTHPDDLVGHDTVNLRYQSTGQTFRWPFRIGDHEIEIVPNAGVVADASDAVLIMLAAGGGIGIGASFMAAPYVKRGDLVPVLSTFAVERNNVTVLWPASRRANPAVRAFLTMLDAAFMRRMAVSSID, encoded by the coding sequence ATGGTGGAACATATCGCCTTGGATCGGCTCACTGGTATCATCGCCTTCGCGCGTGCCGGATCGCTGGGCAGCTACACGGCAGCGGCGCGCGCGCTGTCGATTTCCCCGTCGGCGGTCAGCAAGAGCATCCAGCGGCTCGAGCGGCATTTAGGATTGTCGCTGTTTACCCGTACGACGCGGTCGCTCACCTTCACGCCCGAAGGGCGCGACCTGCATGAGCGCGCGCTGCGTCTGCTACGCGAGGCGGAGGAAATCGAGCAGGCGGCAATGACCGCGCGCTCCGAACCATCGGGCACGTTGCGCGTGGCCGCGTCGCTGCCGATCGGACTCCACCTGATCGCTCCGGCTTTGCCGGCTTTCCGTCGGCTCCACCCGAACCTGGTCGTCGATCTCAGGCTGGGTGACCAGACAGTGGACATGATTGAGGAAGGCATCGATGTCGCCATACGCATCGGTGATCTGGCTGACACCCGGCTGCTATCACGCAAGCTCGCACCCCATCGGCTTTGCTGCTTCGCCTCGCCGGCCTATCTCGAGGAACGCGGCACCCCGACCCATCCCGATGACCTGGTAGGGCACGACACCGTCAATCTTCGGTATCAGAGCACAGGCCAGACCTTTCGCTGGCCCTTCCGGATTGGCGACCACGAGATCGAGATCGTGCCCAATGCTGGTGTGGTCGCCGATGCCAGCGATGCCGTGCTCATCATGCTGGCAGCCGGTGGCGGGATAGGCATAGGCGCCTCCTTCATGGCGGCTCCCTATGTGAAGCGCGGCGATCTGGTCCCAGTGCTGTCCACGTTCGCCGTCGAGCGAAATAACGTCACCGTGCTCTGGCCGGCAAGCCGACGCGCCAACCCCGCGGTGCGCGCCTTTCTGACCATGCTCGACGCCGCTTTCATGCGGCGAATGGCAGTTTCAAGCATCGACTGA